Proteins encoded together in one Bacteroidota bacterium window:
- a CDS encoding nucleoid-associated protein, producing the protein MVDYTDCYVERVSVHNVGNKTNGEDLRLSKNLLDTSDLKVQELLLKFFLTPFNTPEFYSFTFTNEDFNLNPVYNFATDIFDNLKSFHKNSVNLAKHLFELSIHPQIKPGDLFVAYFTGVAIEGGTTDAVGIFKSENRQAFLKLNSGDEDFSIHYEDGINIEKLDKGCLIINTDADSGYKVCIVDKSNKSIEAQYWKDTFLQLKPCSDDYHHTKEFLNIAKNFVTKQISEEFEVTKADKIDLLNRSVDYFKTHETFDKNDFEQQVFKDNTLINSFRNYDESYRENHELDVVESFEISAQAVKKQARIFKSVLKLDKNFHIYIHGDRELIEQGVDADGRKFYKIYYREEN; encoded by the coding sequence ATGGTTGACTATACGGATTGCTATGTTGAAAGGGTTTCGGTTCATAATGTGGGAAACAAGACCAATGGCGAAGATTTGCGGCTTTCAAAAAACCTGCTGGATACCTCAGATTTGAAGGTTCAGGAGCTGCTGCTGAAGTTTTTCCTGACGCCCTTCAATACGCCCGAATTCTATTCATTTACCTTCACAAACGAAGATTTTAATCTGAATCCGGTTTATAATTTCGCAACGGATATTTTTGATAATCTGAAATCGTTTCATAAGAACTCTGTCAACCTGGCAAAGCACTTATTTGAGCTTTCCATTCATCCGCAAATCAAGCCGGGCGACCTGTTTGTAGCCTATTTTACAGGGGTTGCCATTGAAGGCGGAACGACCGATGCGGTGGGTATTTTTAAATCGGAAAACCGTCAGGCATTTCTGAAACTGAACAGCGGTGATGAAGATTTTTCAATTCATTATGAAGATGGCATCAATATTGAAAAACTGGATAAGGGCTGTTTGATTATCAATACTGATGCGGATTCCGGCTATAAAGTGTGCATTGTTGATAAGTCAAATAAATCAATTGAGGCTCAGTACTGGAAAGATACTTTTCTGCAATTGAAACCCTGCAGCGACGATTACCATCATACCAAAGAGTTTTTGAATATTGCCAAGAATTTTGTCACAAAGCAGATTTCTGAAGAATTTGAAGTGACCAAAGCGGATAAAATTGATTTGCTGAACCGTTCGGTTGATTATTTTAAAACGCATGAAACCTTTGATAAAAATGACTTCGAGCAGCAGGTGTTTAAAGACAATACACTGATTAATTCGTTCCGGAATTATGATGAATCATACCGTGAAAATCATGAACTTGATGTGGTTGAGAGTTTCGAGATTTCTGCACAGGCGGTAAAAAAGCAAGCAAGGATTTTCAAGAGTGTGCTGAAGCTGGATAAAAACTTTCACATCTATATTCATGGCGACCGCGAACTTATTGAGCAAGGCGTGGATGCCGACGGGCGGAAGTTCTACAAGATATACTACAGGGAAGAAAATTAG